Proteins encoded together in one Dehalogenimonas sp. THU2 window:
- a CDS encoding DUF72 domain-containing protein, producing the protein MSQLIMTVSSICVGTSGWSYPSGEGTWNGYFYPPGTKNELGFYSQVFDCVEINSSFYSPVNPANAENWVRKTPDYFKFTAKLWQKFTHPKMFESATGEVAAISQDDVEQYRKGIEPLFRAGKLGAVLAQFPPGFVNDRSGRQILEAVLNTFADYPLAVELRHKSWSDDPDTAELLTQADAAWVQIDEPQFSFSIARELPSTSSMAYFRFHGRNTADWWTGNNETRYRYLYSGTEIDELAVNVAAAAEKSTTMFAFFNNHWQGYAPRNAVDLKKAVQAKLMFDE; encoded by the coding sequence GTGTCCCAACTTATCATGACCGTCAGCAGTATCTGTGTCGGTACCTCGGGTTGGAGCTATCCCAGCGGCGAGGGCACCTGGAACGGCTATTTTTACCCGCCGGGCACGAAAAACGAGCTTGGTTTCTATAGCCAGGTCTTCGATTGCGTCGAAATCAACAGCTCTTTCTACTCTCCGGTGAACCCCGCCAACGCCGAAAATTGGGTACGGAAGACGCCGGACTACTTCAAGTTCACCGCCAAGCTGTGGCAGAAATTCACCCATCCGAAGATGTTCGAAAGCGCTACCGGCGAGGTGGCCGCGATATCGCAAGATGATGTCGAACAATACCGCAAGGGCATCGAACCGTTATTCCGGGCGGGCAAGCTGGGGGCGGTGCTGGCGCAATTTCCTCCCGGTTTCGTGAACGACCGCTCCGGCAGACAGATTCTCGAAGCCGTACTGAACACTTTTGCCGATTATCCGCTGGCCGTCGAGCTCAGGCATAAAAGCTGGAGCGATGACCCGGATACGGCGGAACTGCTGACTCAGGCTGATGCCGCCTGGGTGCAGATCGATGAACCGCAATTCAGCTTCTCCATCGCCAGAGAATTACCTTCAACCTCAAGCATGGCCTACTTCCGTTTCCATGGCCGCAATACCGCCGACTGGTGGACGGGAAATAACGAGACCCGCTACCGTTACCTGTATTCCGGAACCGAGATCGATGAACTGGCCGTAAACGTAGCAGCCGCCGCCGAAAAAAGCACCACGATGTTCGCGTTCTTCAATAATCACTGGCAGGGCTACGCACCGCGGAATGCCGTAGACTTGAAAAAGGCCGTCCAAGCGAAACTGATGTTTGACGAGTAA
- a CDS encoding MaoC/PaaZ C-terminal domain-containing protein: MTDTIRFDDLAVGTEIPSLVKNPTSRQLVMYAGASGDYNPIHYDRDAAAARGLPDIVVHGQLVSACLMQLLSDWLGDAGSIKRFSVSYKAMTFPGEPFTCRGTVTKVPDTGDKLVTLSIWAENPRGEKTVSGTAVVEFFPSATAA, translated from the coding sequence ATGACTGATACGATTAGATTTGATGACCTCGCCGTGGGAACCGAGATACCGTCGCTGGTGAAGAATCCGACGTCGCGGCAACTGGTGATGTACGCCGGGGCTTCCGGCGATTACAATCCCATCCATTACGACCGTGACGCCGCCGCGGCGCGCGGTTTGCCCGACATAGTAGTCCACGGGCAACTGGTCAGCGCCTGCCTGATGCAACTGCTGTCCGATTGGTTGGGTGACGCCGGCTCCATCAAGAGGTTCTCGGTCAGCTACAAGGCCATGACCTTCCCCGGTGAACCGTTCACCTGCCGGGGCACGGTCACCAAGGTGCCGGATACCGGCGATAAATTGGTGACTCTCAGCATCTGGGCAGAAAACCCTCGGGGTGAGAAGACCGTCTCTGGGACAGCAGTGGTTGAGTTTTTTCCAAGTGCGACTGCCGCCTGA